In one window of Henckelia pumila isolate YLH828 chromosome 1, ASM3356847v2, whole genome shotgun sequence DNA:
- the LOC140894605 gene encoding uncharacterized protein, with protein sequence MDAAHSLMFYSGDAAAVWPLVAHRGLLDERNIDRVIMEFYANLTSSIEDTESAKYVLVYLRGRLFEFTPAVINSLYSTPDVDEGNPPEINEVVTVLTGGMVSQFSDHFSASKLTSFYYVLHLIAVRNWTPSSNSTVITRPEAVIFYAIGTGSPFNFGKMVFKTVLQFADGGLKSTKLPFPYLIYGILESQAFIRNITEDLTDQPEILKLAAGLLKGNRVLDLPWTASPTPAADIACVAPGVANMGDNTEETVPTPTTLEFTTATIQLLMTRAEEKIVQEQEDIAFYSMVLADCRKQLGISGQTGGDSAQAEAGPPGTKDDEDEASDQDGYDSDQI encoded by the exons ATGGATGCTGCTCATTCCCTCATGTTTTACTCTGGTGATGCTGCTGCTGTTTGGCCTCTCGTCGCTCATAGAGGTCTACTGGATGAGAGGAACATTGAT AGGGTGATTATGGAGTTCTACGCCAACTTAACCTCAAGCATTGAAGATACAGAATCTGCTAAGTATGTCTTGGTGTATCTTCGAGGTCGGTTGTTCGAATTCACTCCAGCCGTGATCAACTCTCTCTATTCCACCCCAGACGTTGATGAAGGCAATCCTCCAGAGATCAATGAAGTGGTTACTGTTCTCACTGGTGGTATGGTCAGCCAATTCTCTGACCATTTTTCTGCATCAAAGCTCACCTCAttttattatgtgttgcatttgaTAGCTGTAAGGAATTGGACTCCTTCATCCAACTCAACAGTTATCACAAGACCAGAGGCGGTCATTTTTTATGCCATTGGGACTGGGAGTCCCTTCAATTTTGGGAAGATGGTATTCAAGACAGTGCTCCAGTTTGCTGATGGAGGACTCAAATCAACAAAGCTGCCATTCCCATATTTGATATATGGCATTTTGGAATCTCAGGCTTTCATCCGCAATATCACAGAAGATCTCACTGATCAACCTGAGATTTTGAAGTTAGCAGCTGGACTTCTCAAGGGAAATCGGGTTCTTGATTTGCCCTGGACTGCTTCTCCTACTCCTGCTGCTGACATTGCTTGTGTTGCacccggtgttgccaacatgGGTGACAACACTGAAGAGACAGTGCCTACTCCTACTACCCTGGAATTCACCACTGCCACTATTCAGCTGCTGATGACTCGTGCTGAAGAGAAAATCGTGCAAGAACAGGAAGATATTGCCTTCTACAGCATGGTCTTGGCTGATTGTCGGAAACAACTTGGAATTTCTGGCCAAACAGGGGGAGATAGTGCACAAGCTGAAGCTGGTCCACCTGGAACTAAAGATGATGAGGATGAAGCCTCTGATCAAGATGGATATGATAGTgatcaaatttag